The following proteins are co-located in the Eubalaena glacialis isolate mEubGla1 chromosome 14, mEubGla1.1.hap2.+ XY, whole genome shotgun sequence genome:
- the ZNF892 gene encoding zinc finger protein 892 isoform X3 encodes MEPKGRGSLSENSDLPHAGNPKENGLTTVLLTPASQESMIRDMAEAVTQWGQLNAPQGDVPEKHRNLVLLGLPISKPDVISRLECGEELEREVSKATSPG; translated from the exons ATGGAGCCTAAGGGCAGAG GGTCACTTTCTGAGAATTCAGACCTTCCCCATGCTGGAAACCCAAAAGAAAATGGCCTGACCACTGTGCTGCTGACCCCTGCATCTCAG GAGTCGATGATCAGGGATATGGCTGAGGCTGTCACCCAGTGGGGGCAGCTGAACGCTCCTCAAGGAGATGTGCCTGAGAAGCATAGGAATCTGGTCTTGCTGG GGCTTCCAATTTCCAAGCCTGATGTAATCTCTCGGTTGGAGTGTGGGGAGGAGCTGGAGAGAGAAGTCTCAAAAGCAACTAGTCCAG GATAA